One window of the Streptomyces sp. TS71-3 genome contains the following:
- a CDS encoding zf-HC2 domain-containing protein codes for MSAHGPGEPGASPPIDDVHETVGAYALGLLEPAEASAFEEHLAGCERCAEQLEELVGLGPVLAALADLPDAPDAPAPAEPPAPVQEPARPEQPARPEQPASGRRAGAARRRPPAAPSHRLADRLMGEVAAERGRRRRRARFLVSGAAALIIAGPLAALGLSGGEDAGQPRQPESVALAAMPEKAHATDASTKVSATLGLQKTPWGTDTVMELKNVKGPQTCSLDAVGEDGSRQTMTSWTVPYFGYGIPDSKEPAGKLPLYVRGTAAFDLNRIDHFEVHTLDGKHLVTVRAPHPS; via the coding sequence ATGAGCGCACACGGACCCGGTGAACCGGGCGCGTCCCCGCCCATCGACGACGTGCACGAGACGGTCGGGGCGTATGCCCTCGGCCTGCTGGAGCCGGCGGAGGCGAGCGCCTTCGAGGAGCACCTCGCGGGCTGCGAGCGGTGCGCGGAGCAGCTGGAGGAACTGGTCGGCCTGGGCCCGGTCCTGGCGGCCCTCGCCGACCTCCCGGACGCCCCCGACGCCCCCGCGCCGGCGGAGCCGCCCGCCCCGGTGCAGGAGCCGGCACGGCCCGAGCAGCCCGCACGGCCCGAGCAGCCCGCATCCGGTCGCCGGGCCGGGGCCGCCCGCCGCCGCCCGCCGGCCGCCCCGAGCCACCGGCTCGCGGACCGGCTCATGGGGGAGGTCGCCGCAGAGCGCGGGCGCCGGCGCAGGCGGGCCCGGTTCCTGGTGTCGGGCGCGGCGGCGCTGATCATCGCGGGGCCGCTGGCGGCACTCGGCCTGAGCGGCGGCGAGGACGCCGGGCAGCCGCGGCAGCCGGAGAGCGTCGCGCTGGCGGCCATGCCCGAGAAGGCCCACGCGACCGACGCGTCGACGAAGGTCAGCGCCACGCTGGGCCTCCAGAAGACCCCGTGGGGCACGGACACCGTGATGGAGCTGAAGAACGTCAAGGGCCCCCAGACGTGCTCCCTCGACGCGGTCGGCGAGGACGGCAGCCGCCAGACCATGACCTCCTGGACGGTGCCGTACTTCGGCTACGGCATCCCCGACAGCAAGGAGCCGGCGGGCAAGCTCCCGCTCTACGTACGCGGCACGGCCGCCTTCGACCTCAACCGCATCGACCACTTCGAGGTCCACACCCTGGACGGCAAGCACCTCGTGACGGTCCGGGCACCGCATCCGTCCTGA
- a CDS encoding TetR/AcrR family transcriptional regulator gives MAADSTSGTGAGRTRRRGAALEDAILRAAADELSESGYAGLTMDRVAARAGTNKNAIYRRWPGRLPLGIAAYRRLATAVRPPDTGELREDALELLRRANRHWGSPLGGILRELFAAAGGAAELVARLPDQSPDAAAAPWLTVLGRAVARGEASPEALHPRVATVAVVLLRNEFVVRGVPSAPDDVLVEIVDEVYLPLVRRRAPNAD, from the coding sequence ATGGCAGCGGATTCGACCAGCGGTACGGGAGCGGGGCGGACGCGGCGCCGCGGTGCCGCCCTGGAGGACGCGATCCTGCGCGCCGCCGCCGACGAGCTCTCGGAGTCCGGGTACGCCGGGCTCACGATGGACAGGGTCGCCGCCCGCGCCGGCACCAACAAGAACGCCATCTACCGCCGCTGGCCGGGCCGCCTGCCCCTCGGCATCGCCGCCTACCGCCGGCTGGCCACCGCGGTACGGCCGCCCGACACCGGCGAGCTGCGCGAGGACGCCCTGGAGCTGCTGCGCCGGGCGAACCGGCACTGGGGCTCTCCGCTCGGCGGGATCCTGCGCGAGCTGTTCGCCGCGGCCGGCGGGGCGGCGGAACTCGTCGCGCGACTGCCGGACCAGTCACCGGACGCGGCGGCGGCCCCCTGGCTGACCGTGCTGGGACGCGCGGTCGCGCGCGGCGAGGCCTCGCCCGAGGCGCTCCACCCCCGGGTCGCGACGGTCGCCGTGGTCCTGCTGCGCAACGAGTTCGTGGTACGCGGCGTACCGAGCGCCCCCGACGACGTCCTCGTCGAGATCGTCGACGAGGTGTACCTGCCGCTGGTACGCCGCCGCGCCCCGAACGCGGACTGA
- a CDS encoding sigma-70 family RNA polymerase sigma factor, with the protein MRALYQEHAGPLFGYVLRLVAGDRQRAEDVVQETLIRAWKNAGQLHRATGSVRPWLVTVARRIVIDGHRSRQARPQEVDPTPLEVVPADDEIDRALWLMTLSDALGDLTPAHRDVLVETYFKGRTVNEAAEVLGVPGGTVRSRVFYALRSLKLALEERGVTS; encoded by the coding sequence ATGCGCGCCCTGTACCAGGAGCACGCGGGCCCGCTGTTCGGATACGTGCTGCGGCTGGTGGCGGGGGACCGCCAGCGCGCCGAGGACGTCGTCCAGGAGACGCTGATACGGGCCTGGAAGAACGCGGGACAGCTGCACCGGGCCACGGGTTCGGTCCGGCCCTGGCTGGTGACCGTCGCCCGGCGCATCGTCATCGACGGGCACCGCAGCCGGCAGGCCCGGCCGCAGGAGGTCGATCCCACGCCGCTGGAGGTGGTCCCCGCGGACGACGAGATCGACAGGGCGCTGTGGCTGATGACACTCTCGGACGCGCTCGGGGACCTCACCCCGGCACACCGCGATGTGCTGGTCGAGACCTATTTCAAGGGGCGGACGGTCAACGAGGCCGCCGAGGTGCTGGGCGTCCCGGGCGGCACCGTCCGCTCCAGGGTGTTCTACGCACTGCGTTCGCTGAAGCTCGCGCTGGAGGAACGGGGGGTGACGTCATGA